The Watersipora subatra chromosome 1, tzWatSuba1.1, whole genome shotgun sequence genome has a window encoding:
- the LOC137387239 gene encoding histone H3.3 type c-like isoform X1, producing MCRKKAKNPQRRSPFTSSRSPSTSSRSPSTSSRSPSKSLGKSPACPDRSRVADKPVRSRRRFRQGTRAEREIRKLEQTTHLLLRKLPFSRLVREIAQKLQYRHLCWNATAICALQEATEAYLTSMFKDANICAAHAKRVTVMVKDIQLSRRLRPAL from the exons ATGTGTCGCAAGAAAGCCAAAAATCCGCAGCGCCGTTCACCATTCACAAGTAGCCGTTCACCATCCACAAGTAGCCGTTCACCATCCACAAGTAGCCGTTCACCATCAAAATCTCTCGGTAAGAGCCCAGCATGTCCAGATAGAAGTAGAG TTGCAGATAAGCCAGTAAGATCCCGGCGCCGCTTCCGCCAGGGTACAAGAGCCGAGCGTGAAATACGTAAGCTTGAACAAACTACCCATCTCCTCTTGCGAAAGTTGCCTTTCTCTCGTTTG GTGCGTGAGATAGCTCAAAAATTACAATACCGGCACCTGTGTTGGAACGCAACGGCTATTTGTGCGTTACAAGAG GCAACTGAGGCATACCTAACGAGTATGTTCAAAGATGCAAATATATGTGCTGCTCATGCGAAAAGGGTTACGGTCATGGTAAAGGATATTCAACTGAGTCGCAGACTACGACCTGCTCTTtaa
- the LOC137387239 gene encoding uncharacterized protein isoform X2, giving the protein MCRKKAKNPQRRSPFTSSRSPSTSSRSPSTSSRSPSKSLVADKPVRSRRRFRQGTRAEREIRKLEQTTHLLLRKLPFSRLVREIAQKLQYRHLCWNATAICALQEATEAYLTSMFKDANICAAHAKRVTVMVKDIQLSRRLRPAL; this is encoded by the exons ATGTGTCGCAAGAAAGCCAAAAATCCGCAGCGCCGTTCACCATTCACAAGTAGCCGTTCACCATCCACAAGTAGCCGTTCACCATCCACAAGTAGCCGTTCACCATCAAAATCTCTCG TTGCAGATAAGCCAGTAAGATCCCGGCGCCGCTTCCGCCAGGGTACAAGAGCCGAGCGTGAAATACGTAAGCTTGAACAAACTACCCATCTCCTCTTGCGAAAGTTGCCTTTCTCTCGTTTG GTGCGTGAGATAGCTCAAAAATTACAATACCGGCACCTGTGTTGGAACGCAACGGCTATTTGTGCGTTACAAGAG GCAACTGAGGCATACCTAACGAGTATGTTCAAAGATGCAAATATATGTGCTGCTCATGCGAAAAGGGTTACGGTCATGGTAAAGGATATTCAACTGAGTCGCAGACTACGACCTGCTCTTtaa